From the Candidatus Zymogenaceae bacterium genome, the window TGCCATCTGAAACAGAAAGTATGGAACGTATAGATGCTTCATCTAATATAATGTCTACACGCCAAAGTGGTTCATGACTGTCCATATCAATGGCATAGAGGTAATAAAACGGGCTCGCCATATATACAACACCGTCAGCTATTGTAGGTTTGATATCATAATTATAAATGACTTCATTATCACCCAGATTAAAACGCCACATCAACTCACCATCCGTGCTATCAATGGCATACAAGAAATTCGTTTCGTAGCGATCACATCCGTACGAACAAAATCTCCCTACATACACAACGTCATCAGCCACTGAACAATTAGTAAAACCTTTCTCTTCATCATGATATTTCCATTTCAGTGTACCGTTATTTTTGTCAATTGCATACAGATCACCAGATGGATATGACGCATAGAGCACATCATCGACAATTTCAAAATAATGGTTATAAATAAGTCCTGTATCATAGGTCCATTTTATCGAGACAGGGCTGTTTCTTTCACATCCGATCAATAGAAAGACAATTGATAACAAAATGAATGCAGTCACATGGAACATTTTATATTTATATACGTTCCGCACGGACCCCTCCTTTGCACATCTATGATATTGCATTTCCTATTTCCGGCTTCGCACGTTTACGACAAGTACCTTCATCTCACAAAGCTGGAAAAGTATAAAATAATGTGCTAACTCAAATGAGTTATTTCAATACAGCATCACCCCAGCTTCGCCAGCTCGCCCACCAGCTTTTTCGCCCCGTCGATGATGTCGTCGATGACCTCTTTCGCGGTCTTGATGTCCATGATCATCCCGCCGATCCGGCCGCAGTAGACCATCCCCTCATTTATATCTTCCCAGACAGACCACTCCATAAACCACCTAACAATCGGCAAAACTATAACCACTATCACTCTATTCCTGTTTAAGTATACCGATATCTTTGTCTATATGATACAGATTTCCTTCCTCATTATTTTCATTTTCTCTTTACTCATCATGGTCTGTAAGTTCTTGACCATTGCTATTTATTTCAAGGGCGTAAAGATACCCATCAAAACTCCCAAAGTAGATGACATCGTCTTCAACAATGATTGAGGAACATACAGGACCTCCCGTCTTAAATCTCCAAAGTAACTTTCCAGTATCGGCATCAAAGGCGTAAAGTCTTTTATTCTTACATCCAACATAAAGTATATCATCAACCACTGTGGGAGTAGTCGCTGTGTGAGGTCTCCCTCTATATCTTATTCTTATTTTTTGTTTCCAAATCAATTTGCCGGTATCTGAATCCAACGCATACACATAAGAATTGTCACCTCCAAAGTAGATTACTCCATCAACTACATGAGGAAAATATATCCAACCCATTGCATCTTCTCTATATCTCCATTTCAATTTACCACTCTTCGCATCAATGGCATAAAGATAGCTTATTTCTTCACGACTAACAATATCATATACAGGTATGTACGCAACGCCGTCGGCTACCGTTGCGGAACTTATCATGCATTTCTTAGCCTCCCACTGAAATACTAAGTCACCAGTTGCAGCATCAACAGCATAAAAATATTTATCCGTATAAAAATATACCATGCCATCGGTAACTGAAGAAATGGAGCGTATATCAAAATATTTTGCATTAAAACGCCAGAGTAATTCATGTCTCTCCGCATCAATGGCATACAGGTTACATTGCGGGCCTGCAATATAAATAATATTGTGAGCTATTATGGGTTTGGTCTCGTAATAAACTACTTCATTACCACCCAAATTGTATCGCCACATCAGCTCACCATTTGTGCTATCAAAGGCATATAGATAATTCATTTCTGAGCGATCACGGCTCAAACAGCCAAATCTCACCAGATAGACCACATCATCTACTACTGAACAATCAGCAAAACCTCTCTCTTCATCATAATATTCCCATTTCAGCTTGCCGTTATGTTTATCTACGGCATACAGATTACCATCCGCATATGACGTATAGATCACATCATCGACAACTTCAAAATAATGAGTGAAATGATATCCTGTATCATAGGTCCATTTTATTGAGACAGGATTGGTTCTTTCACACCCTGTCAGCAGTATCGCAATTAACAACAAAGCAAACGAGATCACATAAGGTATTTTATATTTACATACATTCCGCATACACCCCTCCTTCGAAAATCCCTAGTATCGCGTTTTTCATTTCCAGCCTCGTATAAAAATAATAAGCGCCCTTATCACACGAAGCTGGGAACTACTATATTACGTTACATTGACGAGAAAAGCTTCTTCAACATTCTCACGTTCCCTCACCCCAACTTCGTCAGCTCTCCCACCAGCTTTTTTGCCCCATTGATGATATCGTCGATAACCTCTTTCGCGGTCTTGATGTCCGTGATCATCCCGCCGATCTGGCCGCAGTAGACCGTCCCCTCGTTCAGATCCCCCTCCACCGCCGCCTTCTGGGAGCGGCCCTCGCCGATGAGGTCGAACAGCTCCTCCTTCGTTGCGCCTTTCTTCTCCGCCTCGATGATGCGCTCGGCCAGGGGGTTTTTGACGCAACGGGTCGGGCCGATGGAGCGGGCGGTGATGACCGTCCCGGTGTCCGTCACGTTGACAATGGCGTTCTTGAAATTCTCGTGGGCCCTCGCCTCCACCGTGGCGGCGAACCGGGTGCCGATCTGCACCCCCGAGGCCCCCAGGGCCAGGGCGGCCACGAATCCCCGGGCGTCGGCTATCCCCCCGGCGGCCACCACCGGGATGTTCATGCCCTTCACCCGATCCACCACCTGGGGCACCAGCGCCATGGTGGTGATCTCGTCGAACCCGTCGTGCCCGCCGGCCTCGATGCCCTCGGCAACCAGGATGTCCACTCCCGCCTCGGCCCCCTTCCCCGCCAGCCCCGCCGACGGGGAGACGTGCATGACGGCGCACCCCTTGTCCTGCATCTTCTTGGTGAACCGCTTGGGACTTCCGGCGGAGGTGGAGATCGCCCTCGCCCCCCCGGCGATGGACACATCGATGAGCGCCTCCGCATCGGGACGAAGCAGCGGCACGTTCACCCCAAAGGGCTTGTCGGTCTTCTTTTTCAAAAGCTCGATCTCTCCCTCAAGCTCCTCGGGCATCATGCTCCCCGCCGCAAGGAGCCCCAGCCCCCCGGCGGCGGAGACGGCCCCGGCCAGCTCGTGATCGCATATCCACACCATGCCGCCCTGGATGATCGGGTACTCGATGCCCAGTATGTCGCACAGCCTCGTCCGAAACATAGATTCACCTCCCGGCAAAATTGATAACGATTATATCGCCCTGCAGTATACTTCCTTTAATCGCCTCAGTAAAGGCAAAACAGTTTTCTCTTGCCACAATAAAGCCCCTTCTGGTACTATGCCACCCAATCACTCCGCATCACAGAGAGGAATATCCATGCATATACGCAGCTTCAAAACGATTTTTGTTTTCACCTGTATACTCGCGCTTTGCGCCTCGGCCTGTCTCGGCGCCATGACCACCGATGAGCTCAAGGACCGGGTCATCGAGATCGAGGAGGCGTACCTGGACGGCTCGGTGGATCAGGTCATCACGAAATACGATCGCCTGAGCGAGGACAACCCGGACGACGCCGACTACCGGTATCTCCTCGGCATCGCGTACCTCTACAGTGAATTCGACCTTGAGGGCGCCACCTTCGACGCCGCGTTCGACGAGCTTTTCCGGGCCAAGGAGCTGAACCCGACGATGAAGCACGTCAACTACACCCTGGGATACATCTACTGGGCCCGGGGGGAGTTTGAGTCCGCCATCGAGGCGTACCGCGCCGAGATCGAGCTGGACCCGGAGGACGGCTGGAACTATTTCAACCTCGGCCAGGCCTATGAATCCCTCAAGGAGTGGGACAAGGCGAGAAGCCAGTATATCCTCGCGATCGACAAGGACCCCGCCATCGCCGACGCCTACAACAACCTGGGCGCCATCGAGCTGAACTGGAGGGGGGATTACTTCAGCGCCCTGGAGGCCTTCGAGAAGGCCCTGGCCTTGAGGCCCGAAGAAAAGCTCTACATGATCAACTACAACGAGGCCGTCAAGAAGCTCAAGTCCCTGAGAGATTCCCTGGACCAGGGGGAGGTGACCCTGCCGTCGGACCAGGTGGAGAAATTGAAGGACATGGAGCTCGAGGAACTTGAGATCGAGGGATATACCGATGCGGACGAGGGCACGGAATAACACAAAAGACAGACGACATGCCCCGGTATTTTGTGCTGTATCAACGGGACGGAGGAACATCCGTCCCGTTTCAGATTACCCGGATCAGGTGAGAAAACCGCCGCCATGAACCACATCGTCATATACGGCGCCGGCGCAATCGGCGCCACCGTGGGGGGGTGGCTCTATCCCCACCACCCGTCGGTGACGCTGCTTGCCCGGGGCGAACACGCCGAGAGGATGAAGAAAGACGGCCTGGTCGTCCGGCTGAGGGGAGAGAAGACCGACCCCCTCCCGATCAGGGCGCCGGTGATCACCGGCATGTACGAAGAGCCCGAGGCGAGTCTTTTGATCATCGCCGTGAAGAATTACGGTCTTGAGGCGGCGTGCCAGGAAATATCGGGCCTTTTGGGGAGTGACGTGACGGTCGTCGGCCTGCAGAACGGTGTGGAAAACCAGGAGATACTCCCGAAATACTTCGAGCGGGTCGTGTACGGCGTGGTCTGGTACAACGCGTGGATCGAGTCGCCCGGCGTGGCGTGTGCGAATAAAAAAGGGCCAATCGTCCTGGGGGTGACCACCGACGATCCCGAGGCGATCGCCCTCCGGGACGAGACGGCGGCGCTCCTTTCCCGGGGGATGGACATCGAGACCACCGACCGCCTTGTCGACGCCGTTCACAGTAAGCTTGTTCTGAACCTCACCAACGCCGTGCTGACCCTGGTGGGTCACGGGTTTCGGGAGATCGAGTCGACACGAACCCTCAAGCACATCATGACGGGGGCGCTCCTTGAGGGTATCGACATCGTGAAACGGGCGGGGTATTCGGAATATCAGTTCCCGAAAAACCCGGGCTGGGGACTCATGCGGCTCATCTCCCGGCTGCCGGAGTTCATCTCCGATATGCTGTTCAAAAAGAGCCTTCAATCCTTCGAGATCAACAGCATGGGGCAGGACGTCCTCCAGATCGGGCGCGCCGATACCGAGCTGGAATCCCTGACCGGCTACATCTTGGGCCTGGCGGACGATTTCGGCATTGCGGCACCTATCAACCGGACCGTCTATGAGCTGTGCAGGCGGGAGTTCGGCAAACCGATCTTCACCCCCATGAGCGAAGCGGCCGTCTGGGAGCTGATACAGGCGCGCATCGAGGAGGATGAGCGCTCATGATGCCTTTTGGTCCCACCCGTCACATCCCCAGCACCTCGTCCCTGGTAATCGCCCTCCCCTCATCCTGGGACCGATAGGCCGCCAGGGTCCAGAGCACCGCCTCCCGTGCGTCGTGGATGTTCGCCGCCCAGGGACCGCTGAACTCCCGCATGAGGGAATCGCCCCCCGTTATTCGATCGATGAAGTGGGTCATCTGGCGAAAATAGAGGGTGTTTCCCTTTCCCTGGGGGAGGGGTATGTTTCGATACCGGTCGAGGATGATGTTTCGGGGCCGATACACCTCAAGATGCATGGGATGATGGGTATATTCCTGGAAGGCCTCGAAGGAAATCTTGGCCCGCTCGCCGTAGATATGGCCCACCTCGAATCCCACCGGCCTTCCCATCACCAGGGTGCTCTTTTCCAGCACCGCCACAGCATTGTTTTCCAGGGTGAAGATCGCCGCCGCCAGGTCCTCGTGGGCCCGCGACTCGATAAACCGCCGGGTCCGGCACATGACGGACTCGATCTCCCCGAAGAAAAACCGCATCAGGTCGATGTAGTGGGGGGCGTGGTCGAACAGGTCCCCGCCGCCGGCCCGGGGGTCGAAATAGCGCCAGGTGCCGTATTTCTTTTCCAGATCGATGCCCCAGTCCTTCAGAAAATCGAGCCACTTCTTGAGCCGCCCGGCCCTGAAATCGGGGATGTAGTAGTGCCAGTAGACGCTCATCTGGTAGATGCGACCGAGGGCGTCGGCCTCCATCATCTCCCGAATCTTCTGGAAACCGGTCTCGAATCGTTTGGAGTGGCCGATCTGGACGATCGTCCCCGCCGACTCCGCCCTCTCGGCCTTCTGGGCCATCTTCCGGCAGTCGTCCGGGGTGGTCGCCAGCGGCTTCTCGCACAACACATGGACGCCCCGATCCAGCGCATCCTCCAGGTGCTCCCGATGGAGCCAGGGGGGAGACGCGATGACAACGGCGTCGAGCCGCTCCTTTTTCAGCATCTCCCGGTGATCTGTGTAGGCGTTCTCAACCCGGAATTTTTTCTGAAAGGAGAGACGGCCTTTATCGTCCGGGTCCGCAACGGCACGGATTACGGCCCTCCGATCCTTTTTAATCGCCGGACCGTGGCCCACCCGGGAGACCTGTCCGCATCCGATGATACCGATGGAAAGTCGCTCGGTCATGTGCACCCATCCACAAAAAAAGTATAAAGATATATATTGTGCATATCATTTCACAGCCGATATGTCTCTGTCAAAGGGAATGTGCGGGAAGTCTGTGAAAAATCACGTGCACATCACTTGGAAACTTGCTTTTTCCTCGAGAGTCGGCTATACTTCCAAAATTCGGCGACATTTTTTATTCGAGGTAAGGTGTTTCTTGATGGAATTGAAAATCACCCGCGTCTCCGATGACGCAAAGCGCTACAAGCCGAAACCTGAGGAAAAGGGCTTCGGGCTGTTTTATTCAGATCACATGTTTCTGATGGACTTTCGAGCGAACAAGGGCTGGAGCAACCCCCGCATCGAGCCGTATCGACCCTTCGAGATCGACCCCGCAGCCATGGTGCTCCACTACTCCCAGGGCGCATTCGAGGGACTCAAGGCCTACCCGACGAAGGACGGCAGGGTGCTGCTGTTTCGACCCGAGCTCAACATGCGGCGGATGTCGAGAACGCTGTCTCGCATCTGCATCCCAGAATTCGACGAGGAATTCCTCCTGGAATCCATCAGGGAGCTGGTCAAAATCGATAAAGACTGGATTCCCACGGGACAGGGCGAGTCTCTCTATGTCCGCCCCACGGTCATCGCCACGGAGCCGCACCTGGGCGTGCGTCCGGCAACGGAATACCTGTTCTACGTGATTACGTCTCCGGTGGGGGCGTACTATCCCGAGGGCTTTTCGCCGGTGAAAATCAAGGTGGAGGAAAACTACGTCCGATCCGCCGTGGGCGGACTGGGTGAGGCGAAGGCCTCCGCTAACTACGCGGCGAGCCTCCTGGCTGCGCAAGAGGCCGGCAAACAGGGCTGGACCCAGGTGCTGTGGCTGGACGCCGCCCAGCGCAAGTACGTGGAGGAGGTGGGCACCAGTAACATCTTTTTCGTCAAGGACGATGTCGTCATCACACCGAAGCTCACCGGCAGCATCCTTCCGGGCATCACCCGTCAATCGGTTTTGGAGCTCTGTCGGGAGTGGAATATCCCCACCGAAGAGCGGCAGATAGACATCAACGAGGTAACCGACGGCATCAATTCCGGATCGGTGACCGAGGTCTTCGGGACCGGTACGGCGGCCATCGTCTCGCCGGTTTCGGAGCTGTCATACAAGGGGAAAAGCCACATCCTGCCGGACCCGCAGCCCGGCCCGATATCGGTGCGGCTGTTCGAGGAGCTTTTGAGTGTACAGTACGGCGACAAGCCGGATACCCGGGGCTGGATCGTGGAGGTGTAAGGAAAACATCCATCTCCCTAAAAATAAAAAAGATGCGGGCGGCCCGAGGGCCGCCCGTTTATATTGGTCGGATGTTTTTTTTGGGGGATGCTCAATTCAGAAGACGATGGGAGATGGACGCGCCGCCCCAGAACTGGAAATAGACCCCGGGCCATAATCGCGTTTCGTCTATCAGCGGCGCCCAGTCCTTACCCGGATTGACGCTCACCCGGGCCGTTCCAGGAAGCGTCGGGGTTTCCTTGGTAATATTTTTCACCTGAAACCATGCCCTGACGGGGGTTGATCCCACCCGGGGCGGTCTGACCAGATGCAACACCTCCATTGGAGGCGCTGGGTTTTTGCATGCGGGCCGGTCGTGCTCGAATCGGGGATAGTCCCCGTCCGGCGACAGCTCAACGGCAAACATATCCCTTCCATTCGTCGCCACCCCTCCCCGCCAGATACCACTCACGGGCATAAACTCAATCGAGTCCACCCTTTTTTTCGGGAATCCGATATGTCGGCGCGCCATCGCGGCAAGACCACGTGTCACCGGCATGTCTAAAATGAACCATCCCTCATCATCTTTGAAACGGCTCCTCAATGCGACCGCCCCTTCCCGGTAGGACATCAAGAGGGGCCATGCGGCTATGTGTACATATTCGACGATCGACAGCGAAATCAGCGGCTCATCGGGCATGTCAAACACATCGGGGAGAAGTCCCCGATACAGCTTTCTGTCTGTGGGATCGATAACGGCGGAGATTCCATGGAATTTTTTAAATGTTCTTCTCATTTCCCTGGTGAACTGGTTATCTGTAGAATTAATACAACATTAAATATATAGAATATCACAGAGAAGCACGAACGGGTAAAAAAAATGACCGGCAATTTAAAAAGCCGGCACTGTTTTCAAAGAACCCAATGTTCCTGGGTGACATCCCTGAATCACGTCGAAAGGGATATGCGCTCAGGGTTTTTTGACGCTTTTCTTCCCCTTCCCGATCGGCCTCTGTCGTTCATCTGATTTCTTTATGTTCCACTTTCCATTCCCTGCCGCCGAAGCTTCATCGCCGGAGGAGGTGCCGGACCGGGAACATCATCGCCACGGAATGTGGAAACGCCGGCTCCATGGGATCTATCACGCCGGGGGGGTATCGACAGTGAAAGACCGTCTCCCCCGGAAGAAACGGGCCGTCGGCTAAAACAGCCGGGGAGTAAATGAACATGAGGGAAGGACCCCGGAGATAATTGAAGAGACGATATACCGCCAATGCCCGGGAATAGACGACATTCACCGCCAGAAGAATGGAACGAAGTATATTTGCCGGGGAAAACGGTGTTAATTCCCTCACTCCAAGGCCGCGAACATGAATGAAGAGAGTCGGGGAATTGGATTCATGATGATACTCCTTTATCTTCCAACTCGTTCGGTTTCCCCGCTCACTTCGTTTTATAGGACTTTCCGTCGTGCCACGCCTTTCCGATAATGTCTCCCAGGGAGTAAAATCGGTTATCAGGCATTGAAAGGAAAAAGGGATTCATTTTCTTCGCGTCCGGTTTGCCGTCTGTCAGAAACCGCTCTTCCGTCCACACCGCCTTGACCTCGCCGATATAGAATGTGTTGGTGGGAAGATCGACGGTGGTGTGAAGTTCGCACTCGAAGCTGAGGGGGCAGTCCGTG encodes:
- a CDS encoding nitronate monooxygenase, giving the protein MFRTRLCDILGIEYPIIQGGMVWICDHELAGAVSAAGGLGLLAAGSMMPEELEGEIELLKKKTDKPFGVNVPLLRPDAEALIDVSIAGGARAISTSAGSPKRFTKKMQDKGCAVMHVSPSAGLAGKGAEAGVDILVAEGIEAGGHDGFDEITTMALVPQVVDRVKGMNIPVVAAGGIADARGFVAALALGASGVQIGTRFAATVEARAHENFKNAIVNVTDTGTVITARSIGPTRCVKNPLAERIIEAEKKGATKEELFDLIGEGRSQKAAVEGDLNEGTVYCGQIGGMITDIKTAKEVIDDIINGAKKLVGELTKLG
- a CDS encoding acetoacetate decarboxylase family protein produces the protein MRRTFKKFHGISAVIDPTDRKLYRGLLPDVFDMPDEPLISLSIVEYVHIAAWPLLMSYREGAVALRSRFKDDEGWFILDMPVTRGLAAMARRHIGFPKKRVDSIEFMPVSGIWRGGVATNGRDMFAVELSPDGDYPRFEHDRPACKNPAPPMEVLHLVRPPRVGSTPVRAWFQVKNITKETPTLPGTARVSVNPGKDWAPLIDETRLWPGVYFQFWGGASISHRLLN
- a CDS encoding ketopantoate reductase family protein: MNHIVIYGAGAIGATVGGWLYPHHPSVTLLARGEHAERMKKDGLVVRLRGEKTDPLPIRAPVITGMYEEPEASLLIIAVKNYGLEAACQEISGLLGSDVTVVGLQNGVENQEILPKYFERVVYGVVWYNAWIESPGVACANKKGPIVLGVTTDDPEAIALRDETAALLSRGMDIETTDRLVDAVHSKLVLNLTNAVLTLVGHGFREIESTRTLKHIMTGALLEGIDIVKRAGYSEYQFPKNPGWGLMRLISRLPEFISDMLFKKSLQSFEINSMGQDVLQIGRADTELESLTGYILGLADDFGIAAPINRTVYELCRREFGKPIFTPMSEAAVWELIQARIEEDERS
- a CDS encoding branched-chain amino acid aminotransferase encodes the protein MELKITRVSDDAKRYKPKPEEKGFGLFYSDHMFLMDFRANKGWSNPRIEPYRPFEIDPAAMVLHYSQGAFEGLKAYPTKDGRVLLFRPELNMRRMSRTLSRICIPEFDEEFLLESIRELVKIDKDWIPTGQGESLYVRPTVIATEPHLGVRPATEYLFYVITSPVGAYYPEGFSPVKIKVEENYVRSAVGGLGEAKASANYAASLLAAQEAGKQGWTQVLWLDAAQRKYVEEVGTSNIFFVKDDVVITPKLTGSILPGITRQSVLELCREWNIPTEERQIDINEVTDGINSGSVTEVFGTGTAAIVSPVSELSYKGKSHILPDPQPGPISVRLFEELLSVQYGDKPDTRGWIVEV
- a CDS encoding tetratricopeptide repeat protein gives rise to the protein MHIRSFKTIFVFTCILALCASACLGAMTTDELKDRVIEIEEAYLDGSVDQVITKYDRLSEDNPDDADYRYLLGIAYLYSEFDLEGATFDAAFDELFRAKELNPTMKHVNYTLGYIYWARGEFESAIEAYRAEIELDPEDGWNYFNLGQAYESLKEWDKARSQYILAIDKDPAIADAYNNLGAIELNWRGDYFSALEAFEKALALRPEEKLYMINYNEAVKKLKSLRDSLDQGEVTLPSDQVEKLKDMELEELEIEGYTDADEGTE
- a CDS encoding Gfo/Idh/MocA family oxidoreductase, with amino-acid sequence MTERLSIGIIGCGQVSRVGHGPAIKKDRRAVIRAVADPDDKGRLSFQKKFRVENAYTDHREMLKKERLDAVVIASPPWLHREHLEDALDRGVHVLCEKPLATTPDDCRKMAQKAERAESAGTIVQIGHSKRFETGFQKIREMMEADALGRIYQMSVYWHYYIPDFRAGRLKKWLDFLKDWGIDLEKKYGTWRYFDPRAGGGDLFDHAPHYIDLMRFFFGEIESVMCRTRRFIESRAHEDLAAAIFTLENNAVAVLEKSTLVMGRPVGFEVGHIYGERAKISFEAFQEYTHHPMHLEVYRPRNIILDRYRNIPLPQGKGNTLYFRQMTHFIDRITGGDSLMREFSGPWAANIHDAREAVLWTLAAYRSQDEGRAITRDEVLGM
- a CDS encoding PQQ-binding-like beta-propeller repeat protein, which produces MRNVCKYKIPYVISFALLLIAILLTGCERTNPVSIKWTYDTGYHFTHYFEVVDDVIYTSYADGNLYAVDKHNGKLKWEYYDEERGFADCSVVDDVVYLVRFGCLSRDRSEMNYLYAFDSTNGELMWRYNLGGNEVVYYETKPIIAHNIIYIAGPQCNLYAIDAERHELLWRFNAKYFDIRSISSVTDGMVYFYTDKYFYAVDAATGDLVFQWEAKKCMISSATVADGVAYIPVYDIVSREEISYLYAIDAKSGKLKWRYREDAMGWIYFPHVVDGVIYFGGDNSYVYALDSDTGKLIWKQKIRIRYRGRPHTATTPTVVDDILYVGCKNKRLYAFDADTGKLLWRFKTGGPVCSSIIVEDDVIYFGSFDGYLYALEINSNGQELTDHDE
- a CDS encoding PQQ-binding-like beta-propeller repeat protein is translated as MRNVYKYKMFHVTAFILLSIVFLLIGCERNSPVSIKWTYDTGLIYNHYFEIVDDVLYASYPSGDLYAIDKNNGTLKWKYHDEEKGFTNCSVADDVVYVGRFCSYGCDRYETNFLYAIDSTDGELMWRFNLGDNEVIYNYDIKPTIADGVVYMASPFYYLYAIDMDSHEPLWRVDIILDEASIRSILSVSDGMVYFYTKEDFYAVDTITGNLELKWETESKKTSLINTATEADGIVYISVNYFKTEKDYLYAIDALSGELKWKYEADLGRLTTPPAVFDGVIYFGSVDDYLYALDIDTGELFWKCKMRGIAMSPPTVVDGIIYVGCNDHKLYALNANNGELLWRFKTGGRVFSSIIVEEDVIYFGSQDGYLYALEINGNNQ